A window of Pedococcus badiiscoriae genomic DNA:
TCGAGAAGCACATGGAGACCTCACTGCCCCTCGTGGGTGCCGGCGAGCCCGTCTCGGTGGCACGGCACGAGCTCGAGAACGCCGACGCCATCATGGTGGTCGAGGACGGCAAGCCGGTCGGTGTCCTCACCCGGGCCGACCTGCTCATCGCCCTGGTCGACTAGCTCCGCGCGCCTGCGCGTCTCGCGCGGCTACCGCAGCCGCCGTGCCATGTCCGGGCGCGGCGGCTGCGCCGCGTCCGGGTGCAGGATGCCGGCCAGCGCCTCGACGCCGTCGACGAGGCGGGGACCCGGGCGGGCGAAGCTCGCGTTGGCGTCGACGGCCCAGACCGGTATGCCGGACGGCAGCTCGCCGTCGTCGATCGCCTTGCGGGCCAACGCCACCGAGCCCTCGAGGTCGTAGCCGCAGGGTGCACACACGATGACGTCGGGGGCGCTGTCCCGGACCTCGTCCCACGTGACGCGGACCGACTTCTCGCCGGGCGTGCCGAGCGTGCTGAGGCCACCCGCTGCGGTCACCATCTCGGGCACCCAGTGCCCCGGGGCGAAGGCGGGGTCGGTCCACTCCAGGACCAGCGCCCGCGGGCGGGGCGCGCCCTGCACCGCCTTCTCCACGGCATACAGGCGCTCGCGCAGGCTCGTCACGAGGCGGCTGGCGGCGGCCTCGCAGCCGGTGGCCCCGCCGAGGGTGGTGACCGAGTCGAGGACCTCCTCGATCGTGTGCGGGTCGATCGTCAGCACCTCGGCCCGGCACCCGAGGTAGGCCAGCGCGTCGTCGACGACGGACACGTCCACGGCGCAGACGGCGCACAGGTCCTGGGTGACGACGAGGTCCGCGTCCAGGGCGCCCAGGGCTCCGGCGTCGAGGTGGTAGAGGTCTTCACCGGCGACCATCGCCCGGGTCACGAAGGCGTCGATGTCCCGGGGGGACAGGCCTTCGGGGATCGCCGTCGTCGAGACGATCGTGCGGGTGCGCGCCTCGACCGGGGTGTCGCACTCGAAGGTGACCCCGACGACCTGGTCGCCCGCTCCCACCCCGAACAGGATCTCCGTCGTCGAGGGGAGCAGGGACACGATGCGCATGCAACAGACCCTACGCAGCGCGTCTCCCGGGGAGCCTGACAGGGTAGCAGGCGTCACGTTTCTGCAGGTCACGAAGCCTTTCAACGAGCGAACCGGACGAACCGGGCGTAGGTTTCCCCGTCGGGTGCCCAGTGCAACCACCCGACGCAGACACGAAGGAGTGACCGATGACGACAGCAGCAGTCCCGACCGACTCGGGGGCGGTGCGGAGCCTGATCCCGTTCCGGATGGACCGCCTCCCGTGGGCCCGGTTCCACTGGCTGGTGGTCGTCGGCCTCGGCGTCTCGTGGATCCTCGACGGGCTCGAGATCCAGCTCGTGTCCAACGCCGGGTTCCAGGACACCCTGCACATGAGCTCGACCGAGGTCGGCTTCGCCGGCACGATCTACCTCATCGGCCAGGTCGTCGGGGCGCTCACCTTCGGCCGCCTCACCGACCGGTTGGGCCGCAAGAGGCTCTTCATCATCACCCTGGCCATCTACCTCGTCGG
This region includes:
- a CDS encoding ABC transporter substrate-binding protein, with amino-acid sequence MRIVSLLPSTTEILFGVGAGDQVVGVTFECDTPVEARTRTIVSTTAIPEGLSPRDIDAFVTRAMVAGEDLYHLDAGALGALDADLVVTQDLCAVCAVDVSVVDDALAYLGCRAEVLTIDPHTIEEVLDSVTTLGGATGCEAAASRLVTSLRERLYAVEKAVQGAPRPRALVLEWTDPAFAPGHWVPEMVTAAGGLSTLGTPGEKSVRVTWDEVRDSAPDVIVCAPCGYDLEGSVALARKAIDDGELPSGIPVWAVDANASFARPGPRLVDGVEALAGILHPDAAQPPRPDMARRLR